From the genome of Pseudomonas yamanorum, one region includes:
- a CDS encoding antibiotic biosynthesis monooxygenase family protein: MSTPIPASHMAFIRARTGYSTELGARLSSLIEPGRQAQGCLQFSLQHSLADPDVWLVSGFWSSEQAMSAYFSSPALMVFTELLNDMVVRSMDFQTFTDASAANAYGEYLQLAG, encoded by the coding sequence ATGTCCACCCCCATTCCCGCGAGCCATATGGCCTTTATCCGTGCCCGTACCGGGTACAGCACCGAACTGGGTGCACGCTTGAGCAGTTTGATCGAACCGGGCCGCCAGGCTCAGGGTTGCCTGCAATTCTCGTTGCAGCACTCCCTGGCCGACCCGGATGTGTGGTTGGTGTCGGGCTTCTGGAGCAGCGAGCAGGCGATGAGTGCCTACTTCAGCTCGCCGGCGCTGATGGTCTTCACTGAGTTGTTGAATGACATGGTGGTTCGCAGCATGGACTTCCAGACCTTCACCGACGCCTCGGCGGCCAACGCCTATGGCGAGTACCTGCAACTGGCGGGCTAG
- a CDS encoding AraC family transcriptional regulator encodes MSSPDLRSTPLDADMEKQRAELAGIVRRHTWEDGSYGTAITSLYLNRHNTPRDFMPVLVEPALCILAQGSKEVRLADEVFAYDPLNYLVFSVSMPVAGRILDATPEDPNLSLRVNIDPAQITALIAEAGPMGVPTRPTSRGMYVDRLDNQLLDAVLRLTRLLDTPKDIAMLAPLINREILYRLLRGPQGYRLYEIAVANSQSHRVSQAITWLNGNYEQPLRIDDLAKEVNLSVSTLHHRFKAMTAMSPLQYQKQLRLQEARRLMIAEGLEASAAGYRVGYESASQFSREYSRLFGAPPLRDLARLRQSV; translated from the coding sequence ATGTCGTCGCCCGACCTTCGCTCCACGCCCCTCGACGCCGATATGGAAAAGCAGCGCGCAGAACTCGCCGGTATCGTGCGTCGGCATACCTGGGAGGATGGTTCCTACGGCACGGCGATCACTTCGCTGTACCTCAATCGCCATAACACCCCGCGCGACTTCATGCCGGTACTGGTGGAGCCCGCACTGTGCATCCTGGCCCAGGGCAGCAAGGAAGTGCGCCTGGCGGATGAGGTTTTCGCCTACGACCCGCTCAATTACCTGGTGTTCTCGGTTTCGATGCCGGTGGCCGGTCGCATCCTCGATGCGACGCCGGAAGATCCCAACCTGTCGCTTCGGGTCAACATCGACCCGGCCCAAATCACCGCGCTGATTGCCGAAGCCGGTCCCATGGGTGTACCCACACGCCCTACGTCTCGCGGGATGTATGTCGACCGCCTGGATAACCAGTTGCTCGACGCCGTACTACGCCTGACCCGATTGCTGGACACGCCGAAAGACATCGCGATGCTGGCGCCGTTGATCAATCGGGAAATTCTCTACCGTTTGTTGCGTGGCCCGCAGGGTTATCGGCTGTATGAAATCGCGGTTGCCAACAGTCAGAGCCATCGGGTCAGCCAGGCGATCACCTGGTTGAACGGCAACTACGAACAACCCCTGCGCATTGATGACCTGGCCAAGGAAGTGAACCTCAGCGTCTCGACCTTGCACCACCGCTTCAAGGCGATGACCGCCATGAGCCCGTTGCAGTACCAGAAGCAGTTGCGCTTGCAGGAGGCTCGGCGGTTGATGATCGCCGAGGGCCTGGAAGCCTCGGCGGCGGGGTATCGGGTGGGCTATGAAAGCGCCTCGCAGTTCAGCCGCGAATACAGCCGGCTGTTTGGTGCACCGCCGTTGCGGGATCTGGCCCGGTTACGCCAGAGCGTCTAA